A single Cannabis sativa cultivar Pink pepper isolate KNU-18-1 chromosome 7, ASM2916894v1, whole genome shotgun sequence DNA region contains:
- the LOC115697032 gene encoding transcription factor bHLH140, whose product MADMDIDTCSKPEGEEQQGKGNAMVVILIGPPGSGKSTFCEEVMRFSTRPWVRICQDNIANGKAGSKAQCIKSATAALNDGKSVFIDRCNLDREQRAEFVKLGSPKIDIHAVVLDLPARLCISRSVKRTGHEGNLQGGRAAAVVNKMLQNKEFPKLTEGFTRITFCQNETEVQDAINTYSALGPLESLSQGVFGQKKSDAKVQLGIMKFFKKSGTAESGNVGSVATSDQNSASLEKTEDKGSCSKAAVSFSDNAVTEINEHKDQMKGMVKDASASLGDAPTLAFPSISTSDFQFNHEKASDIIIEKVEEFLDKIGNARLVFVDLTHRSKILTLVKEKASKRNIDPNKFFTFVGDITQLYSQGGLRCNVIANAANWRLKPGGGGVNAAIFSAAGAALEVATKEQANTLLPGRALVVSLPSNSPLFGKEGVTHVIHVLGPNMNPQRPNCLKNDYATGCKILRDAYTSLFEGFVSIVRKLPPGSNDNLGSKQSEIQIRNETASKNSEQKFRRDDDDHESDRTKKYKGSHVETKISNSSVGKTIQSGEKFDRTATKAWGSWAQALYHIAKQPEKHKEVVLEMSDDIVVLNDLYPKARKHLLVLTRLEGLEQLADAREEHLPLLRKMHDVGLKWTETLLQEDTSLIFRIGYHSAPSMRQLHLHVISQDFNSKHLKKKQHWNSFTTAFFRDSVDVMEEVSSHGKAKLEDDEKLLSMELRCHRCRSAHPNIPRLKSHITNCNAPFPANLLQKGRLVSAPNNTIISP is encoded by the exons ATGGCGGACATGGATATCGATACTTGTTCAAAACCAGaag GCGAAGAACAGCAAGGCAAAGGGAATGCTATGGTGGTAATCTTGATTGGTCCACCGGGCAGCGGGAAAAGTACTTTCTGTGAAGAAGTCATGCGCTTCTCCACTCGACCATGGGTTCGCATTTGCCAG GACAATATTGCAAATGGTAAAGCTGGGAGTAAAGCTCAATGCATAAAGAGTGCAACTGCTGCTCTGAATGATGGAAAAAGTGTGTTTATTGACAGATGCAACTTGGACAGGGAACAGCGTGCAGAATTTGTTAAGCTTGGTAGCCCCAAAATCGACATACATGCTGTCGTACTTGATCTGCCTGCTCGTCTTTGTATATCTAGATCTGTCAAACGAACAGGCCATGAGGGAAACTTGCAAGGTGGAAGAGCTGCCGCTGTTGTAAACAAAATGCTGCAAAATAAAGAATTTCCTAAGCTTACTGAAGGATTTACTAGAATAACTTTCTGCCAAAATGAGACTGAGGTTCAAGATGCCATTAATACATACAGTGCACTTGGTCCTTTGGAATCTCTGTCTCAAGGTGTGTTTGGTCAGAAGAAGTCAGATGCTAAAGTTCAGCTCGGTATAATGAAGTTCTTTAAAAAATCAGGAACAGCTGAATCTGGTAATGTTGGATCTGTTGCAACTAGTGATCAGAATTCTGCTTCTCTGGAAAAAACAGAGGATAAAGGTTCCTGCTCCAAAGCAGCTGTATCGTTTTCAGATAATGCTGTTACAGAGATAAATGAACATAAAGACCAAATGAAAGGCATGGTTAAGGATGCTTCTGCTTCTCTGGGTGATGCTCCCACATTGGCATTTCCATCTATTTCCACATCAGATTTCCAATTCAATCACGAGAAGGCATCTGACATTATTATTGAGAAAGTCGAGGAATTTCTGGATAAGATTGGAAATGCTAGACTTGTCTTTGTAGACTTGACTCATAGATCAAAGATTTTGACGTTGGTTAAGGAAAAAGCTTCAAAGAGAAACATTGACCCCAACAAGTTCTTTACTTTTGTAGGAGATATTACTCAACTTTATTCACAAGGTGGTCTACGCTGCAACGTAATAGCTAATGCTGCCAATTG GCGACTGAAACCAGGAGGTGGAGGTGTGAATGCTGCAATTTTCAGTGCTGCAGGTGCAGCCCTAGAGGTTGCAACTAAAGAACAGGCAAACACTCTTCTTCCTGGGAGGGCTTTAGTAGTTTCTCTCCCTTCAAATTCTCCCTTGTTTGGTAAGGAAGGAGTAACCCATGTCATACATGTTCTTGGACCAAATATGAACCCACAGAGACCAAACTGTTTGAAAAATGACTATGCTACCGGCTGCAAAATTCTCCGCGATGCTTACACATCGCTATTTGAAGGTTTTGTGTCAATAGTAAGGAAGTTACCCCCGGGAAGTAATGATAATCTTGGTTCAAAGCAGTCGGAGATACAAATACGCAATGAAACTGCCTCAAAGAATAGTGAGCAAAAATTTAGAAGAGATGATGATGACCATGAATCTGATAGGACTAAAAAGTACAAGGGATCTCATGTTGAAACTAAGATTTCTAATTCTAGTGTTGGAAAGACAATTCAGAGTGGTGAAAAGTTTGATAGAACAGCAACTAAAGCCTGGGGATCATGGGCACAGGCTCTTTACCACATTGCCAAGCAACCAGAGAAGCATAAGGAAGTTGTGCTAGAGATGTCTGATGATATTGTTGTACTAAATGATCTTTACCCAAAG GCACGGAAGCATCTTTTGGTGTTGACACGATTGGAAGGTCTTGAGCAACTAGCTGATGCCCGTGAGGAGCATCTCCCATTGTTGAGAAAAATGCACGATGTTGGTTTGAAGTGGACTGAAACATTACTGCAAGAAGATACATCTTTGATTTTTCGCATTGGCTATCACTCG GCTCCATCAATGCGACAACTTCACCTACACGTTATCAGCCAAGATTTCAACTCAAAACATCTGAAGAAGAAGCAACACTGGAATTCATTCACCACTGCTTTCTTCCGTGATTCTGTGGATGTAATGGAGGAAGTCAGCAGCCACGGAAAAGCAAAACTAGAAGATGATGAAAAGCTGTTGTCTATGGAGTTACGCTGCCACCGTTGTAGAAGTGCCCACCCCAACATCCCCCGCTTAAAGTCACACATCACTAACTGCAACGCACCATTTCCTGCCAACCTTCTTCAAAAAGGCCGTCTAGTGAGCGCTCCAAACAACACCATCATCAGTCCATAA